In Rhodanobacter denitrificans, a single window of DNA contains:
- a CDS encoding sensor histidine kinase, protein MTRDTPPPPAEAHLRYQHLLQRLEASEREFRRLGRSVLHVQEDERRRLARDLHDGVGQNLTALKHRLAQIGDALPAELGTLRASLDEAIALCADTLDDTRQLSRLLRPPILDDLGLEPTLRWLARSLGEAAGIAITVEIEPLPALDEELQTLLFRVAQEALNNVAKHAGARSVLVHLVERSGRMQLQIVDDGCGFDPVQTQAAGGTGLGGIRERLQLFNGQFELRSTSGHGTRLRAVVPLDNR, encoded by the coding sequence ATGACCCGCGATACCCCGCCGCCTCCCGCCGAAGCCCATTTGCGCTACCAGCACCTGCTGCAGCGGCTCGAAGCGAGCGAGCGCGAATTCCGCCGCCTCGGCCGCTCGGTGCTGCATGTGCAGGAGGATGAGCGGCGCCGCCTCGCGCGCGATCTGCATGATGGCGTCGGCCAGAACCTGACGGCGCTCAAGCATCGACTCGCGCAGATCGGCGACGCGCTGCCGGCGGAACTGGGGACGTTGCGTGCCAGCCTCGACGAGGCGATCGCGTTGTGCGCCGATACCCTCGACGACACCCGCCAACTCTCGCGGCTGTTGCGTCCGCCGATCCTCGACGACCTCGGCCTGGAACCGACGCTGCGCTGGCTGGCGCGCAGCCTCGGCGAAGCCGCCGGCATCGCGATCACCGTGGAAATCGAACCGCTGCCCGCCCTCGACGAGGAGTTGCAGACGCTGCTGTTCCGCGTCGCCCAGGAAGCCCTCAACAACGTGGCCAAGCATGCCGGTGCACGCAGCGTACTGGTGCATCTGGTCGAGCGCAGCGGCCGCATGCAACTGCAGATCGTCGACGACGGATGCGGCTTTGACCCGGTGCAGACACAGGCTGCCGGCGGCACTGGCCTGGGCGGTATCCGCGAACGCCTGCAATTGTTCAACGGCCAGTTCGAGCTGCGTTCCACTTCCGGCCATGGCACCCGTCTGCGCGCAGTCGTGCCGCTGGACAATCGTTGA
- a CDS encoding response regulator: MPPKPIRVLLVDDHNLVRESLVGILQSDGDIEVIAQAADGVEAIGKALATRPDIVITDLSMPRLNGIELVRRLNQELPGTRVLVLTMHQEDQYVLQAVRVGASGYLVKDSAAAELLAAVRNVHAGRGHFGPHASRALAEQLQHPERLPDDRYELLTAREREVFRLIAEGLTTKEIARRLSISTKTAENHRTRVLTKIAVRNTAELVRYALRRGLLD; the protein is encoded by the coding sequence ATGCCGCCCAAGCCCATCCGCGTCCTGCTCGTGGACGATCACAACCTGGTCCGCGAGAGCCTCGTCGGGATCCTGCAGAGTGATGGCGACATCGAGGTCATCGCGCAGGCGGCCGACGGCGTCGAGGCCATCGGCAAGGCATTGGCCACTCGCCCGGATATCGTCATCACCGACCTGTCGATGCCGCGCCTGAACGGCATCGAGCTCGTGCGCCGTCTGAACCAGGAGTTGCCGGGCACGCGCGTGCTGGTGCTGACCATGCACCAGGAGGACCAGTACGTGCTGCAGGCCGTGCGCGTCGGAGCCAGTGGCTACCTGGTCAAGGACAGCGCGGCGGCTGAACTGCTTGCCGCCGTACGCAACGTCCATGCCGGACGCGGGCATTTCGGACCGCATGCCTCGCGCGCGCTGGCGGAGCAGCTGCAACACCCGGAGCGCCTGCCGGACGATCGCTACGAACTCCTCACCGCGCGCGAACGCGAAGTTTTCAGGCTGATTGCCGAGGGCCTGACCACCAAGGAGATCGCGCGCCGGCTGTCGATCAGCACCAAGACGGCGGAAAACCACCGCACCCGTGTGCTGACCAAGATCGCCGTACGCAATACCGCCGAGCTTGTGCGATATGCGCTGCGCCGCGGATTGCTCGACTAG
- a CDS encoding 2OG-Fe(II) oxygenase, with translation MPTAPDAADGSPDFIETYPDALTAAQCAALVERFAASGKTRPGRVGGGVLPELKDSQDLALSEQADWRDAEALLNQAVFRGLLAYLRRYPHVLIAPLMLEVPGPGGTRHRLTPERLRAMNDDALSSMAEMVFRPGAINLQRYSAGRGGYPYWHCELYPRDPRADTLHRHLLWTIYLNDGFTEGETEFLHQRRKIVPRAGTLLLAPASFTHTHRGNRPQGGDKIIATSWVLFQRAEQLFGGS, from the coding sequence ATGCCCACTGCCCCTGATGCCGCCGATGGCTCGCCCGATTTCATCGAGACGTACCCCGACGCCCTGACTGCAGCACAGTGCGCGGCGCTGGTGGAACGTTTTGCGGCAAGCGGGAAAACCCGCCCGGGCCGGGTCGGCGGCGGTGTGCTGCCCGAACTGAAGGACAGCCAGGATCTCGCCCTCAGCGAACAGGCCGACTGGCGTGACGCGGAAGCGTTGCTCAATCAGGCGGTGTTCCGCGGCCTGCTGGCGTACCTGCGGCGGTATCCGCACGTGCTGATTGCCCCGCTGATGCTCGAGGTTCCGGGACCGGGCGGCACCCGCCATCGACTCACACCCGAGCGCCTCCGGGCCATGAACGACGACGCGCTGTCGTCGATGGCGGAAATGGTCTTCCGACCGGGTGCGATCAACCTGCAGCGCTACAGTGCGGGGCGCGGCGGCTATCCCTATTGGCATTGCGAACTGTACCCACGCGACCCGCGCGCGGACACCTTGCACCGGCACCTGCTGTGGACGATCTACCTCAACGACGGCTTCACCGAGGGGGAAACCGAGTTCCTCCATCAGCGGCGGAAAATCGTTCCGCGCGCCGGCACGCTGCTGCTGGCACCGGCTTCGTTCACCCACACCCACCGCGGCAACCGCCCGCAAGGCGGCGACAAGATCATCGCGACGAGCTGGGTACTGTTCCAGCGCGCCGAGCAGTTGTTCGGCGGAAGCTGA
- the speD gene encoding adenosylmethionine decarboxylase, translated as MVKPLPRLRLQGFNNLTKALSFNIYDICYAVSEDQRQRYIEYIDEQYDADRLTQILTDVAEIIGANILNVARQDYDPQGASVTILISEEPVVEKLGRDSIAGAVVAHMDKSHITVHTYPETHPHNGIATFRADIDVATCGVISPLKALNYLIDSFESDIVVCDYRVRGFTRDVKGKKHFIDHKINSVQDYLAKHIRQKYEMFDVNVYQENMFHTKMHIKDFDLDTYLFESHADDLSFKERQRIESLLRREIEELFHGRNLM; from the coding sequence GTGGTCAAGCCACTCCCCCGTCTGCGCCTGCAGGGTTTCAACAACCTGACCAAGGCGTTGAGCTTCAACATCTACGACATCTGCTACGCGGTGTCCGAGGACCAGCGCCAGCGCTACATCGAGTACATCGACGAGCAGTACGACGCCGACCGCCTCACCCAGATCCTCACCGACGTGGCCGAGATCATCGGCGCGAACATCCTGAACGTGGCCCGCCAGGACTACGACCCGCAGGGCGCCTCGGTGACCATCCTGATCTCCGAGGAGCCGGTGGTCGAGAAGCTCGGTCGCGATTCCATCGCGGGCGCCGTGGTGGCGCACATGGACAAGAGCCACATCACCGTCCACACCTACCCGGAAACGCATCCGCACAACGGCATCGCCACCTTCCGCGCCGACATCGACGTGGCCACCTGCGGCGTGATCTCGCCGCTGAAGGCGCTGAACTACCTGATCGACAGCTTCGAGTCGGACATCGTGGTGTGCGACTACCGCGTGCGTGGCTTCACCCGCGACGTGAAGGGCAAGAAGCACTTCATCGACCACAAGATCAACTCGGTGCAGGACTACCTGGCCAAGCACATCCGCCAGAAATACGAGATGTTCGACGTCAACGTGTACCAGGAGAACATGTTCCACACGAAGATGCACATCAAGGACTTCGACCTCGACACCTACCTGTTCGAGTCGCACGCCGACGACCTCTCGTTCAAGGAACGCCAGCGCATCGAGTCGCTGCTGCGCCGCGAGATCGAGGAACTGTTCCACGGGCGCAACTTGATGTAA
- the crp gene encoding cAMP-activated global transcriptional regulator CRP produces the protein MIVAQLKYQLQQAFERSQAPLGFAPDPAAMERFLALCHRRRYPGKTAIIRPGDPANTLYYVIEGSLAVCTEDEQGRELILAYISRGQFIGEMGLFVEQAQRESMVRTRTPCEMAEVSYERLFQLMEGPLREECPKILFAIGSQLTNRLLRTSRQVSRMAFMDVTNRISRTLLDLCQEPDSMTHPDGTQIRISRQEVSRIVGCSREMVGRVLKQLEEQRMIDVAGKTIVVRGTR, from the coding sequence ATGATCGTGGCGCAACTCAAGTACCAGCTCCAACAGGCTTTCGAACGCTCGCAGGCGCCGCTGGGCTTTGCCCCGGACCCGGCCGCAATGGAACGCTTCCTGGCGCTGTGCCATCGACGACGCTACCCGGGCAAGACCGCGATCATCCGCCCCGGCGACCCGGCCAACACCTTGTACTACGTGATCGAGGGCTCGCTGGCGGTGTGCACCGAGGATGAGCAGGGACGCGAACTGATCCTTGCCTATATCAGCCGCGGCCAGTTCATCGGCGAGATGGGCCTGTTCGTGGAGCAGGCCCAGCGCGAGTCGATGGTGCGCACGCGCACCCCGTGCGAGATGGCCGAGGTCAGCTACGAGCGCCTGTTCCAGCTGATGGAAGGCCCGCTGCGCGAGGAATGCCCGAAGATCCTGTTCGCGATCGGCTCGCAGTTGACCAACCGCCTGCTGCGCACCTCGCGCCAGGTCAGCCGGATGGCCTTCATGGACGTCACCAACCGCATCTCGCGCACCCTGCTCGACCTGTGCCAGGAGCCGGATTCGATGACCCATCCGGACGGCACCCAGATCCGCATCTCGCGCCAGGAAGTCAGCCGCATCGTCGGCTGCTCGCGCGAGATGGTCGGCCGCGTGCTCAAGCAGCTGGAGGAGCAGCGCATGATCGACGTCGCCGGCAAGACCATCGTGGTGCGCGGCACGCGCTGA
- a CDS encoding sulfite exporter TauE/SafE family protein, translated as MDYGQFFVFAGVGLLAQLVDGALGMAYGLVSNSILLALGLPPAVASATVHTAEVFTTGVSGAAHAWFGNVRWKLFWQLAIPGAIGGILGATFLASVPGEAIRPWVNAYLLILGTMVLLRAFGQRLSRHRVQHSGVLGFFAGLLDAIGGGGWGPLATSTLIARGGGVRSTIGSVNAAEFVVTVCVSATLVWHVGAGHWPIVLGLLTGGVVAAPLAAWLVHHLPEHAVMAAVGSLIVLISLGQLAQTLL; from the coding sequence TTGGATTACGGACAGTTCTTCGTCTTCGCCGGTGTCGGCTTGCTCGCGCAACTGGTCGATGGCGCGCTGGGCATGGCCTACGGGCTGGTCTCCAACTCGATCCTGCTGGCGCTGGGGCTGCCGCCGGCGGTGGCCAGCGCCACCGTGCACACTGCCGAAGTGTTCACCACCGGCGTCTCCGGCGCGGCGCATGCCTGGTTCGGCAACGTACGCTGGAAGTTGTTCTGGCAACTGGCCATCCCCGGCGCGATCGGCGGCATCCTCGGCGCGACCTTCCTGGCCAGCGTGCCGGGCGAAGCGATCCGGCCCTGGGTCAATGCCTACCTGCTGATCCTCGGCACGATGGTGCTGCTGCGCGCGTTCGGCCAGCGGCTGAGCCGCCATCGGGTACAGCACAGCGGCGTGCTGGGCTTCTTCGCCGGCCTGCTCGACGCCATCGGCGGCGGCGGCTGGGGGCCGCTGGCCACCAGCACCCTGATCGCGCGCGGCGGCGGCGTGCGCAGCACGATCGGCTCGGTCAACGCCGCCGAATTCGTGGTGACGGTGTGCGTCTCCGCCACCCTGGTCTGGCATGTCGGCGCCGGCCACTGGCCGATCGTGCTGGGCCTGCTCACCGGCGGCGTGGTCGCCGCGCCGCTCGCCGCCTGGCTGGTGCACCACCTGCCCGAGCATGCCGTGATGGCCGCGGTGGGCAGCCTGATCGTGCTGATCAGCCTGGGCCAGCTGGCGCAGACGCTGCTGTAA
- a CDS encoding haloacid dehalogenase-like hydrolase: protein MPEREAVMPVGADAASPRVVLFDFDGVLIRGDAFRLFMRERYRRSPWRCALALLCSPLLLVQRPFSRRWPMYTLVRIALLGLGERRYQLAANVFATTLARRPRQFCRDGLQALRRHQLAGDRVLVVTGCEHALASGILQQLGLTGLEVLASQLRPGWFGMRLLRHNVGRRKVQSLTEHGVDVWQVAYGDSMYDAAMLALAAEAVLVNGTPALCKKVEKALGRAVTRVEWF from the coding sequence ATGCCGGAACGCGAAGCGGTGATGCCGGTGGGCGCGGACGCGGCGTCGCCGCGCGTGGTGCTGTTCGATTTCGACGGCGTGCTGATCCGCGGCGATGCGTTCCGCCTGTTCATGCGCGAGCGCTACCGGCGTTCGCCGTGGCGTTGCGCGCTGGCCTTGCTGTGTTCGCCGCTGTTGCTGGTGCAACGTCCGTTCTCGCGGCGCTGGCCGATGTACACGCTGGTGCGCATCGCCTTGCTGGGGCTGGGCGAGCGGCGCTACCAGCTGGCGGCAAACGTGTTCGCCACCACGCTGGCGCGGCGGCCGAGGCAGTTCTGCCGCGACGGCCTGCAGGCACTGCGTCGGCACCAGCTGGCGGGGGATCGCGTGCTGGTGGTGACCGGCTGCGAGCACGCGCTGGCCAGCGGCATCCTGCAGCAGCTCGGTCTGACCGGGCTGGAGGTGCTGGCTTCGCAGCTGAGGCCGGGCTGGTTCGGCATGCGGCTGCTGCGGCACAACGTGGGCCGCCGCAAGGTGCAGTCGCTGACCGAGCACGGGGTCGACGTCTGGCAGGTCGCCTACGGCGATTCGATGTACGACGCGGCGATGTTGGCGCTGGCTGCTGAGGCGGTGCTGGTCAACGGCACCCCCGCGTTGTGCAAGAAGGTGGAGAAGGCGCTGGGTCGTGCGGTCACCCGCGTCGAGTGGTTCTAG
- the trpC gene encoding indole-3-glycerol phosphate synthase TrpC: MTDILNRILARKAEEVAERRARLPEAELVARIAELPGTRGFAAAIEAKIDAGLPAVIAEVKKASPSKGLIRTNFDPAAIARSYAAAGAACLSVLTDSDFFQGSEAFLQQAREACSLPVLRKDFIIDAYQVQEARAIGADCVLLIVSALDDDVLLQLSLLAAELDLDVLCEVHDEEELERAMALPVPLIGVNNRNLRSFETSLETSLALQELVEYDRVLVAESGIHTPEDVARLRAGGIQAFLVGEAFMRAEDPGAELRRLFSIP; the protein is encoded by the coding sequence ATGACCGACATTCTCAATCGCATTCTTGCCCGCAAGGCGGAAGAGGTCGCCGAGCGCCGGGCCCGGCTGCCGGAAGCCGAACTGGTCGCGCGCATCGCGGAGCTGCCCGGCACCCGCGGTTTCGCCGCGGCGATCGAGGCGAAGATCGACGCCGGCCTGCCGGCGGTGATCGCCGAGGTGAAGAAGGCCAGCCCGAGCAAGGGCCTGATCCGCACCAACTTCGATCCGGCCGCGATCGCGAGGAGCTACGCGGCCGCCGGCGCGGCCTGCCTGTCGGTGCTGACCGACAGCGACTTCTTCCAGGGCAGCGAGGCGTTCCTGCAGCAGGCGCGCGAGGCGTGCTCGCTGCCGGTGCTGCGCAAGGATTTCATCATCGACGCCTACCAGGTGCAGGAGGCGCGGGCGATCGGTGCCGACTGCGTGCTGCTGATCGTCTCGGCGCTGGACGATGACGTGCTGCTGCAGCTGTCGCTGCTGGCGGCGGAGCTCGACCTGGACGTGCTGTGCGAGGTGCACGACGAGGAGGAACTGGAGCGCGCGATGGCGTTGCCGGTGCCGCTGATCGGTGTGAACAACCGCAACCTGCGCAGCTTCGAGACCTCGCTGGAGACTTCGCTGGCCCTGCAGGAACTGGTCGAGTACGACCGCGTGCTGGTGGCCGAGTCCGGCATCCACACCCCGGAAGACGTGGCGCGCTTGCGCGCTGGCGGTATTCAGGCGTTCCTGGTCGGCGAGGCGTTCATGCGCGCCGAGGACCCGGGGGCCGAACTGCGGCGGCTGTTCTCGATCCCGTGA
- the trpD gene encoding anthranilate phosphoribosyltransferase, with protein MSARAITITPQEALQRTIEHREIFHDEMIALMRQIMRGEVSPLMTAAIITGLRVKKETVGEITGAARVMRELSVKVDVPAHAHFVDIVGTGGDGASSFNISTTAMFVAAAAGACIAKHGGRSVSSKSGSADVLEALGAAIELPPAQVAACMAETGIGFMFAPNHHPVMKVVAPVRKEMGVRTLFNILGPLTNPAGAPNILMGVFHPDLVGIQVRVLQQLGARHALVVWGRDGLDEISLGAATLVGELRDGVVREYEVEPEDFGLAMASSRNLRVENAHESKAMLLEVLQGRHGVAHDIVCLNAGAALYTADVATSVGEGIDLARATIASGAAHAKMQAFVAATRRLANPP; from the coding sequence ATGAGCGCGCGCGCCATCACCATCACGCCGCAGGAAGCCCTGCAGCGCACGATCGAGCACCGCGAGATCTTCCACGACGAGATGATCGCGCTGATGCGCCAGATCATGCGCGGCGAGGTGAGCCCGCTGATGACCGCGGCGATCATCACCGGGCTGCGCGTGAAGAAGGAAACCGTGGGCGAGATCACCGGCGCGGCGCGGGTGATGCGCGAGCTGTCGGTGAAAGTGGATGTGCCGGCCCACGCGCATTTCGTCGACATCGTCGGCACCGGCGGCGACGGTGCCTCCAGCTTCAACATCTCCACCACGGCGATGTTCGTGGCGGCGGCGGCCGGCGCGTGCATCGCCAAGCACGGCGGGCGCAGCGTGTCGTCGAAGTCCGGCAGCGCCGACGTGCTGGAGGCGCTGGGCGCGGCGATCGAGCTGCCGCCGGCACAGGTGGCTGCGTGCATGGCCGAGACCGGCATCGGCTTCATGTTCGCGCCGAACCACCATCCGGTGATGAAGGTGGTGGCGCCGGTGCGCAAGGAAATGGGCGTGCGCACGCTGTTCAATATCCTGGGCCCGCTGACCAACCCGGCCGGCGCGCCGAACATCCTGATGGGCGTGTTCCACCCCGACCTGGTCGGCATCCAGGTGCGCGTGCTGCAGCAGCTCGGCGCGCGGCACGCGCTGGTGGTGTGGGGGCGCGACGGGCTGGATGAGATCTCGCTGGGTGCGGCGACCCTGGTCGGCGAATTGCGCGACGGCGTGGTGCGCGAGTACGAGGTGGAGCCGGAGGATTTCGGCCTGGCGATGGCGTCCAGCCGCAACTTGCGCGTGGAAAATGCGCACGAGTCGAAGGCGATGCTGCTGGAGGTGCTGCAGGGTCGCCACGGCGTGGCGCACGACATCGTCTGCCTGAACGCCGGCGCGGCGCTGTACACCGCCGACGTGGCCACCTCGGTCGGCGAAGGCATCGATCTGGCCCGTGCCACGATTGCCAGCGGCGCCGCGCATGCGAAAATGCAGGCGTTCGTGGCTGCCACCCGACGGCTTGCCAATCCGCCGTAA
- a CDS encoding anthranilate synthase component II: MLLMIDNYDSFTYNLVQYLGELGQAVKVVRNDALDVAGIRALKPSHIMISPGPGTPDDAGVSLDVLRELAGEIPVFGVCLGHQAIGQAFGGKVIRAKRIMHGKTSPVIHRGQGVFAGLPNPFEATRYHSLVVEQSSLPDCLEVTAWTENPDGSIDEIMGLKHKTLAVEGVQFHPESILTQHGHDLLANFLGLPRRKLAA; encoded by the coding sequence ATGCTGCTGATGATCGACAACTACGACAGCTTCACCTACAACCTCGTGCAGTACCTGGGCGAGTTGGGGCAGGCGGTCAAGGTGGTGCGCAACGATGCGCTGGACGTGGCGGGCATCCGCGCGTTGAAGCCCTCGCATATCATGATCTCGCCGGGGCCGGGCACGCCGGATGACGCGGGCGTGTCGCTGGACGTGCTGCGCGAGCTGGCCGGCGAGATCCCGGTGTTCGGCGTGTGCCTGGGCCACCAGGCGATCGGCCAGGCGTTCGGCGGCAAGGTGATCCGTGCGAAGCGGATCATGCACGGCAAGACGTCGCCGGTGATCCATCGCGGGCAGGGCGTGTTTGCCGGCCTGCCGAATCCGTTCGAGGCGACGCGCTACCACTCGCTGGTGGTGGAGCAGTCGTCGCTGCCCGATTGCCTGGAAGTCACCGCGTGGACGGAAAACCCGGACGGCTCGATCGACGAGATCATGGGTCTCAAGCACAAGACACTGGCGGTCGAGGGCGTGCAGTTCCATCCCGAGTCGATCCTGACCCAGCACGGCCACGACTTGCTGGCGAACTTCCTCGGCCTGCCGCGGCGGAAGCTGGCGGCATGA
- a CDS encoding Wadjet anti-phage system protein JetD domain-containing protein, translating to MIWTTPGDLKAQLARLWDRGVLPRLLVTAEPGFPLRLVLKGPASSDLADRFEVVRAWAVELAATPHVRIEWREVRHRVQGAQRLPDQVWVDTMDDALALLGRRRDAAGLSRVVAMTHAAAPLLLPWLARRPLQAIELADSWPHLIAVVQWLVEHPRPGIYLRQVDVAGVHSKFIEAHRTVLSELFDLMLPAQAVALDRTGASAFAARYGFADKPARVRMRVLDEQVRWFPCAARPDITLDAGSFASLALPIQRVFITENETNFLAFPATRGAIVIFGAGYGWDALAGAAWLKRCAIHYWGDIDTHGFAILDQLRSRFDHVSSLLMDRTTLDAHEVHWGEEHEQVLHDLPRLSPDERALFDDLRDNRIRKNLRLEQERIGFHWLTEAILGLPGMPSREVER from the coding sequence ATGATCTGGACCACACCGGGTGATCTGAAGGCTCAACTTGCGCGCCTGTGGGACCGGGGCGTGCTGCCGCGCCTGCTGGTCACCGCGGAGCCCGGGTTCCCGCTGCGGCTTGTGCTGAAAGGGCCTGCGTCGTCCGACCTGGCCGACCGTTTCGAGGTTGTGCGCGCGTGGGCCGTCGAACTGGCGGCCACGCCCCATGTCCGTATCGAATGGCGCGAAGTCCGTCACCGTGTCCAGGGTGCGCAACGTTTGCCGGACCAAGTCTGGGTCGACACCATGGATGACGCCTTGGCCCTGCTGGGCAGGCGGCGTGACGCCGCGGGTCTTTCACGCGTGGTGGCGATGACGCATGCCGCGGCACCCCTGCTGCTGCCCTGGTTGGCCAGACGTCCCTTGCAGGCCATCGAGCTGGCCGACTCGTGGCCGCATCTGATCGCCGTGGTGCAATGGTTGGTCGAGCATCCGCGTCCCGGCATTTATCTGCGCCAGGTCGACGTTGCCGGTGTCCACAGCAAATTCATCGAGGCTCATCGCACCGTACTGTCGGAGCTGTTCGACCTGATGCTTCCTGCGCAGGCCGTGGCCTTGGACCGGACGGGCGCCAGCGCGTTTGCAGCTCGCTATGGGTTTGCGGACAAACCGGCCCGCGTCCGCATGCGTGTTCTGGACGAGCAGGTTCGATGGTTTCCCTGCGCCGCGCGGCCGGACATCACCCTGGATGCCGGCAGTTTTGCCAGCCTGGCGTTGCCGATCCAGCGTGTATTCATCACCGAGAACGAAACCAACTTCCTCGCGTTCCCGGCGACTCGTGGCGCGATCGTGATCTTCGGTGCCGGCTATGGCTGGGATGCCCTCGCCGGGGCCGCTTGGCTGAAGCGGTGCGCCATCCATTATTGGGGCGACATCGACACTCACGGCTTTGCCATACTCGATCAGTTACGCAGCCGTTTCGATCATGTCTCGTCGCTGCTGATGGATCGCACTACATTGGATGCGCACGAGGTGCACTGGGGCGAGGAGCACGAGCAAGTGCTCCACGATCTGCCCCGACTCAGCCCCGACGAGCGTGCGCTGTTCGATGATCTGCGCGACAACCGCATCCGGAAAAACCTGCGCCTCGAGCAGGAACGGATAGGATTTCACTGGCTGACCGAGGCCATTTTGGGCCTCCCCGGTATGCCAAGCCGCGAAGTCGAACGCTGA